tttttaaatgtatactttATTAACAAAATTGTACTTACTCTATCTTCATCTAAAATGGGACAGTCATACTCTTCATCATAGCCATCATATAACTGCCCTAAAAGAGATTTACATTGGAATATTAAAGTAGTCTTCTCTTGGTAACTTTCAGTAATTTTCAATTACTTTTTTAGAGATGAGAAGGCATTAATACAACAGTGTCACATGGACACCAAATATAATGAGCAATGCTGATAAATTAGAATTTTGTCTAGAAGGAAATTTGGATAACAGTATATCTGCAACCACTTTAGCTATTGATGGTTTCAAAACTGAAACCATCTACAGAGAACCAACTTCGGTATTTGTGCTGCTGTAAGAAGAAAACATTAGTTTTGTTAAGCTACAGATTGGTGGTGAGGGGGATACAAACACTCACATACATTAACATCAGATTAAGTTCCAAACTTATTAGGCCAAGGATATAAAACTAATTAAAAGCAACAACTGGTGCTTGATCCCACGCATGAACCCTGTCACCGAGGTCACATATGCCTGGGGTTTGGAGAAGGAAAGTCAGTATACAGATGCTCCTGAACGTCTAGATTGCCAGCATCCCCAAAAGCCAACGGTTAAACTTCAGAAGGTAAAACAAGAATGATGGGGGCAGGCATAAAGAAGGCAAATTTAAATCTAACATAAAAACTTTCCAGTAAATTAGTTTTCTTTCAAATGAAGTGTGTCTTAAGGAGGTGAGACATACCAATCCTACCCTCACCCTGAACCCCTAGGAGGTATGTACTCTAGAGGCAGACTTAGATCATCCTTTTAGCCATCTCAAAAAGCATGCTATAGTCTTCTACCTCTTCCCCTTAATAATCTGGCACAGGTTGAAATAAGCTTAAAATGAGCATAAGTTCTGAAGTGACCAAAGGGTGGTCCCTGAGGGTTAGTGGAAGGCAGAGGCAGTTTTAACTGTCTTCCCGGAGGGTCTGTGGACGGATTCTCAGCACAGGAACCACTTCTCTGGAACCCTAGTGTGACCTCTGACTTCCCGGGTTACTGTGCAGCTGCCAGAAACTCTCACCTGCTAAAAAGTTAACCTGTCTTGGTGTGGGGAAAACTGGTTAACAATACAGAAAATGATCTAAACCCGTACTTTACAACACAAATTCTAGGTGGACTAAAAAGTTAATTACTACATTCCAAAGATAACCAATGGAAAACTAAACTTACAAAGGAATGATTCATTTGAGTTTGTGAAAAAaataactgattcaaataaataaaatgttaaatctctgaagaattttttttttaatagcagggAGAACTATTTATACTAGGACAAAGGACTGAAATGTAGACTATATAAATATCTTGAAAAAAGTAACTTAGTAACAAGAAAACAATTCacacataatggaaaagataatTAGTAAACAATACATGAAAAAAAGCTGGAAGTTCCCAGCTACTAAAGAGATGCAAATTTAAATAAGCCTTTTTATAACTGTTACATTATGTATTTAGTAAATTGACTCTGAAAATGTGTAATTATTTTTTAGAGTCAACAGTACATTTTATTACACATCTTAGATTCATACATTTCAAATATGCTTTTAAAGCTTAagttcaatacaaaataaaaaactgtatATACAGCAGCAGTTCTCAGGTACAGCATTTAGGGGACTGGAGCAGGCTTTTCCCGAGCATATTGTAGACAGTATGTTATGAGCCATGCCAGTGGAATGATTCCTTCTGACCTAGCTGCcttttttgattggatttttttaCAGTGGACAGTTTTAGAAGGTATAATATTGCTAGTAGAAAAGATGACTTAAAATAAGTTAATAACCTGTATTTTCTTGAAGTTTTTAAGAGCTAAATGATCCCCTTTTCTCCTAATAGAGCTCCAAGATCAtctaatgaaaataatattgtCCATAAACTATCTGGAGCATCATCAGCCTAAGAACCACTGTTCATGGTTATTCAACGTCTTCTGGCTTCACAGGAAGAGGTAATGGCACGACAGACTTCTCAGTGTCTTTGGATGGTGCCTTCCTCACATTGTAAGCGTCCTCATCCGGCTACCGTTGCTCGCTGAATACTCCTCCTGACTATCATGTACGTGCTGTAGCCTAGCTGCTTGTACATCCTGACAGCAACTGGGTTAGACACTCTTACGAAGAGATCAACAAAAAACCCACCCTTTCTTTCTGACATCTCCTCCATAAGTTTAGCAGCCAAACCACGGCGCCGAAATTCCGGCGACAGAGCTGTGATGTGCCCATGCCCTTCTTTCCTTGCCACTGAGCCTTCTGCTTTGCCCATGGTATAACCAATTAGCTCTCCACCAGGGGCCTCTGCAACGACGAGGTACTCTAGCCAGTGGGCGAGGTACTCTAAGTAAGGAATCCCATAAGTTTCTGTAATTGGATCCAAGTTAAATGTCGTTGAAGCAAAATAGGTCATCACACGCTGCACCCACGGGAACCGGCTTACAGCAACATTGCACTGGCCCACCCTGGAAATCTgtaattttttcaagaaaaatgtcCTGTCCAGAGATTTTTTGACCTCTGAATTTCTAACCAGAAAAAAGTACAAAAGACGCTTTAAAATACTCAACAATAGTGAATTAGTTAAATCTTCTTTACTAACTGGCTGAAGTATGTAACTAAACTTAATAGAGTATTAGGTTGTTAAATTTCTCCATTATTTTTACATtactttatatacatattatatatacatttttacaatGCCACAAAATGGAGAATACCTACTGCTGATTTTGTACTATGTGGGAATCTGGGGTAGATAAATGTTCCTTCATACTTTAAGTCCAGactagtaaaataattttttaatatatgttgtCTAAAATACAACTATAGCAGTATTAACTTTATTATTAAAAGTCTTTACATATTGCAATGCTGAAATGCAGGATTTCTTAAAATCATGTtaacacattttaataaaatagtgTAACCCAAGCTTTCCAACATTcatttcaaaaaacatttatCAAACACCATGTCCAGTAATTACAGAGGAAATGAAGATATAATGGTGAACAAATTGAACACCAAGACCAACTCAGTCCTTCAACAGTTTACATTAATATGGGAGATCACAGACAAATAATCTGGAAGTTGTAATATTTAATGCTGTAGATCATTGGGAACAATAAGATGGGCATCTTTTAGGTGAGGAACATAAGCAGGATATTTGGggaagcttcctggaggaggtaacTTCTAAGTAGAAACTtgaagctaagaaaaaaaaaggtaggtaAGATGATCCtttgttcccaggtggctcagtatttaaacaatcagcctgccaatgcagagactcaggagacacaggttcaatccctgggttgggaagatcccctggaataggaaatggcaactcattctagtattcttgcctggaaaaacctatggacagaggagcctgcagggctccaGTCTGCAGGGtcacaaaaaaagtcagacacaacttggcaactaaacgaGATACTGAGATTCAGTGCTAATGGTCTTGAGGATGGTTCATGGGTACCAGGGACACAGTATCAAGTCTTATGAATGGAATAGGGGTATCAAACGGAGTTTTTAAACAATCGAGCTCAGAAGCCAAGTGCATCTGGGTAGCATGTGAATGCATTTGTATGTGTGGCGGGACAGGAATCAGGAGTGGACAGGCAGGGATGACTTCAGAGCATCTAAACATTAATTTGGAAATGTCCAGAACTATCCAGATGGTTACATCTAGTAGATGTTTAGAAATTGGGCTAAGTTTTAATTATAAATCTAAGAGTCACCAGCAAAAAGAACTGTCCAGTTCTGAGTCAATGAGATTACTAGATGGAGAGGCAGGATTACAAGATCACAGAGGAAAAGAGGTATATGGTGGGAAGGTGAGAATCATATGAAATTGGGATAGCAGTGTTGGTGAGAGGACAAGGAATAAGTTAGTTTCAAAGTCTTCCAGTGGTAGGTGattaaagagaggagaaaaatgagatACAGAGGTTAGAGTGGGGGCAGCAagctttttctataaagggccagacaataaatatttcagaatttacaGCCTACTCTTTAGCTAGTGGCTCCTACAAAACCAGCAGTAGCTCTCCAACCCTTGGGTTAGAAACACATCAAGATTTTAAGTGTTGTGGGCCAGGTATTTGAAATGTGTCTAATACCTAGATCCATGAGCATGCTGGGGTTAGGGACAGAGGCTGAAGATTGATAAACtagtggccaaaaaaattaaggGTGCTAATAACAAGTGTAATTAAATGACTGCACATGGGAAAGGACAGTGAGTAATGCAGACTGAATGAACAGGGGTAACAAAAGCAGTCTTGGTCCCTCCACATTCAGGACTCCCTATTGTTTTATTAAGCTTAATTCCCCACCTAATTTTTCCTGCTTTAGTTCTAAGCAACATAGATGGtctcttaaaaataatacagaaatttgACATGATTACCAGGATGGCAATAAACTCCATTTAGACACATTCATTTAAAACCAGTTTTGTTTTGGTCTCATGACTTATAGCAGGTTTCTAAACCTGAAATACTACTGACATTTTGAGcttggccatgaaattaaaagacacttgctccttggaagaaaagctgtgaccaacctagacagccatTATAAAGCAGacatttactttgccaacaaaggtccatctagtcaaagctatggtttttccagtaatgatgtatggatgtgagagttgtactattaaagaaagctgagcaccaaagaattgatgcttttgaagggtagtgttggagaagactcttgagagtcccttggactccaaagagaaccaaccagtccattctaaaggaaatcagtcctgaatattcattggaaggactgatgctgaagctgaaactccaatactttggccacctgatgcaaaggactgactcactggaaaagaccctgatgctgggaaagactgaaggtgggagaaggggacaacagaggatgagatggttggatgatatcactgactcaatgaacatgagtttgagtaagctctgggagttggtgatggacagggaagcctggcgtgctgcagttcacggggtcaaagagtcggacagggctgagtgactgaactgaattctgttATGGAGATGGAGACCATCCTGTGAATTGCAGGATGTTCAGCAGAATCCTTGGCATCTACCCATTAGAGATCAGGAGAAAACCTCCCACTCTAGTTGTGACAAGCAAAAATGTCTCAGAATATCCCCTGAAGGACAAAAATCACCTCACTGAGAAACAGTGCTTTGTAAAagattgaatggtttcccttaaAACATATTACCATTTGGGGAAAAATGAGGCAGCTGAATATCTCAAACTATCTCCTAGTTAGATTTTCAGATATATTCAAATGGCatctgtggggggaaaaaatctggtACATTTTGAAAACTCTGATAAAGCACATCATCTAACATGTTAAATCAGATCAGCGATCCTTTATCTGGCATAATAGGAGGAAAAACGTCCCATTTATAAGAGTCCATCTCATTAACTAACTCATCAATAAAACACAGAGTGGTCAAGACCAGGCACCATCAAGGCACACGACTAAGATGGTTTGCGTGTAAGCAGAGACTCAGTGAAGAGGACAGCGTCTTACTGAGGATCATCCTTAGTCTGGTGCTACTGTTGCTCTCAGTGCTATTCATAACAGATTATAATTTCATTAAGTTTAGGAACATTGAGTGGGTGAGAACTGGAAGACATGACTGAAATTGACACCTGTGTATAactctgaggaggaaatggcaacccactccagtattcatgctgggaaaatcccatggacagaagagcctggtgggctacagtctatcaggtcgcaaaagagtcggacatgacttagcgacaagcACACGTGTGACTCTGAAATCCCTTATCAAAAATAGTAAAGTTGCACAGGCAAAGGAACAAACCAGATTTCATGTGGGTATAAAATGCAGAATGACAAGCTACACAGAGTAGCAAATAAAGACCTAAGTTTTATCAACTATAATTTGAACACCAAACCTGGATTAAAAATATAAGCATGATACTAGTTTATAGTATCAAGAATACGAGCAAAAGATACATAACTGACCTGCAAAAAGGGAAACTgggaaaaaacttaaaattcttaAGGAGTGAGATACTGAGACACACACCAAAGATCCTTAAATATAACCAAAGGAATAGAAAAATGGAACCTAAGAAAAACTCCAGCAATTGAAAAAGATAAATCTAAATGGATAAGTGTTGgtcacttagccatgtctgactttttgcgactctatggactgcacctggcaggctcctctgtccatggcattctccaggcaagaacactgcagtgggtagccattcccttctccaggggatcttcgcgacccagagatcaaacacagatctcctgcattgcaggctgattttttaccatctgagccaccagggaagcccaaatgggtAAGGTTCATTATAACTAAAAATCTTGACCAAGTGGTCTCTCTAAAAAGCAGACATAGTTATACTTCAGCAATCTGAAAGAATGGCCCATAAGAGTGACTTATACACCAGAGATCATACTATGATCTAAACATGTGAAAACACTAGAAGTGACTCTAGTGGTAAGGAGTAGACTGCAACAACTTCAAGTTTTTCCAACTGCTAATTCTGTTGGTGATGAGGTGgaaaactgcattaaaaaaaaaaaacctaagaacaTAATTGCCAAAGTACCAACAATTAAACACACGAATTGCAACTTTATTTTTTACACTTAAAGGCTGACAAGAAACCATTACTAATCCTATTAAAGAAAATCCAACACAACAGCTCAATCGAAAAGTATGGTAAGCATATTTACTcattaaatactattttttctaGAACACAACATGGAAACATCTAGCATGCATGTTTAATCTCAGTACAATAGATTCAAAACCAAGTATACACGTTACATGCTTCAAGGCTAGATTACAAATTATCATAGTCATCGTCATCATCATCGTCATCGTCGTCATCATCATCacgttttctttttaatgcatttGATGCTTCATTGGCAGTATTTTGTGATGAGACCATGTTAGTAGTAATAAGAATATTTTTGGACCCAATTAATGACGGATTAATTAGAACATTCTGAACTGCTGATGTTGCAGGAAGTGACGCTTTTACAGCTGGGGATTGTGAAGTGGGCATCTGTACTGTGAACCTTTGCCCTGCGAGGGACACTGGAGTCCCTACTTTAGTTGAGACGGACATAGCTTGTGGGGTTGGTGTGCCAAGCGTGGGAGTACTTGGTCTGCTAGTAACTGAGCCAACACTTAACCGTGGAACTGTTATTCTTCCTGCAGAAGTAGACGCCTTTTTTTGTAAAGACTTAAGTCTATAATTTGGAGCAGTCAAGCAATACCTATCAGGTGGCAATCTAGGACCTGAGTATGGCTTGATCAATGGCAAAGgggtttgatttctttgccttGCAATATCTAATAAAAAGTCTCTTGGGGGAGGAGAGGTAAAAGACTGGTCAGCACGACATTGGATTGCCAATCGCACATCATCTGCATCAACAGTAGCTTTCTTAGCATGACTTGAATAAATTTTTGCATCATCTAGAATTGTGGTCACATATCGGAAGGCAAACTCCAACATCTGATTTATAACTCTTGGTTCATATTCTGTAATCCCCATATCCTTCAGGATTTGTGCCATCATCTGTGCATCTTTCGGCATGCTCTTGGGAGAAGCCATCTTGCCAGACTCCATGATATCCGGTGATCAAACTTTagatcatttgaaaaaaatatgtacattaGATCAAACGTGAAATAGTTACTTTAGTAGCAACTGTCAGgaacttttaaatttctaaatacaagcttttaaaaatagaaattaaaaaatgttaaatctttttaattttaatgaggcACATTTAAAGTTCCCTTTACTTAAATTTATGGAGTGTCTACCTGTTAGAGAATATAAAAAGATGAAGACACAAATAATGGAAGTGATCAAAGACTGGGAAAAACCAGGGTAAAACAGGTAAAAAcacatactttaaaatatgtgcaaacaaaaaaaaaaaataataaaatatgtgcagGTGCTTGTAGGCATGCATCTATCAAACTAATCTAAGACCATCGTACAGTCATATCCTACTACCTGAGTTCAAAATTCTGTCCTTCCAGTTAGCTCATAGACTATCTTTCTCTCTATACATATATGCTTAGTGCAACTCAAAATACTCTTCTTCATATTCAAATGGTCCTATCTTCATGGAAGCTGTTCCAGTTATTACTGTCCACAAAAACTGCTAGCCAATTGGAGAGGGGATGCAGCAGTCAAAATAACGAGGACACAGCATGAGACAATATGTTCTATGTTCCCAACAGAGCATAAATTCCTTCATggaaaattttctcttctttctcacaaATACAGAGCTAATACCTCAttatttctctctcactttttaaataaacaaacctAACACCAAAGTGTCCCTTACCTTCTCGAGCTAAATCACCCACATTAATGTATTTCAGTCCTGATCTTGAGGCAAGTTCTTTGCCTAATGTAGTTTTTCCAACCCCTGGTGTACCTGTAAGACAAGCCACAGAAAAATACTGTTCATGAAATACTTATTAGACTTTAGCCACTGATCTACCCTTAAGATTCTcaacaactgaaatgaaaagtttcCTAATTAGCAATTCTATACGAACACACACCATAACCTAATGAACTACCCAAAGCCTGCTGGATATCAGAATTTCACCCAGTGTATCTGATTTTACCAGAGCAAGTGGGGCTTGGGATCTGATGCCAATCACAGACTGTTTGCCAGCATGGAAATTCCCAGAATAAAATTAGCCACCTCAAATAAACTGCCGTCATTTGTTTtaatgtgtacatacatacacattgcACGCATATATATCAATACATACACATACCATATATTTCCTTCTTCTACCTAAACGGCAATACTATACATTGTTCTTCACCTTCCCTTTTTCATATTGCTTCAAGATAAATAATCATACCCTTAATTTTCAGCTGTTCAGATTTAATGCCAAAGTTATAAAATCTGGTCATTATAATTAAAGATAAAAGGAATAAATTCAGGTCTACCtataaggaaaacattttacCTCCAGTCCACTATAATACACCAAGTTTGAATCCTAAACTCACCATGTTTTCAATAAAATGATCACGTTTATACTTTTAAC
The Muntiacus reevesi chromosome 14, mMunRee1.1, whole genome shotgun sequence DNA segment above includes these coding regions:
- the AK6 gene encoding adenylate kinase isoenzyme 6 isoform X2: MTYFASTTFNLDPITETYGIPYLEYLAHWLEYLVVAEAPGGELIGYTMGKAEGSVARKEGHGHITALSPEFRRRGLAAKLMEEMSERKGQLYDGYDEEYDCPILDEDRVVDELENQMSEGGVIVDYHGCDFFPERWFHIVFVLKTDNSILYKRLENRQEKPLRIFEQRSNRDNMGL
- the TAF9 gene encoding transcription initiation factor TFIID subunit 9, with amino-acid sequence MESGKMASPKSMPKDAQMMAQILKDMGITEYEPRVINQMLEFAFRYVTTILDDAKIYSSHAKKATVDADDVRLAIQCRADQSFTSPPPRDFLLDIARQRNQTPLPLIKPYSGPRLPPDRYCLTAPNYRLKSLQKKASTSAGRITVPRLSVGSVTSRPSTPTLGTPTPQAMSVSTKVGTPVSLAGQRFTVQMPTSQSPAVKASLPATSAVQNVLINPSLIGSKNILITTNMVSSQNTANEASNALKRKRDDDDDDDDDDDDDYDNL